The sequence TTGGCGGATGGCGGGAGGGATCGGCATAGAGGCACGTGGCTACGTCCCATACGGCGGTCGTAAGTTCGGTCGGAGATGAGTAGCCAAACATGCGGGCGTAGGCCGGATTGACCGTAATGATCTTTCCCTCAGGCGTGGACTGAAATATCCCGAGAACCGCATCTTCAAAAAACCGGCGATACTTTTCTTCAGACGCTATGAGCGCCTCCGCAGCCTGCTTGCGATCGGTGATGTCCCGAACACTCGATCGAACACCCAGGCTCGACCCGTGGGCGTCATAAATGGGCTGCCATGAAACGGCCCCCCATTTCAGGCTGCCGTCTTTGCACCGGAGACGGAACTCCACGTTTTTGCCGCTCGAACCCCGGATTGCTTCTCCAACATACCGGGCTATTGTGCTTCTGTCCCTTTCATCGATGAAGGTCAGAGGATAGTCAGCCATGCCCATGCACTCGTCCACCGTGTACCCGGTGAGTTCGAAGACCGCAGGATTGACCCAGACAAGTTTGCCTTCGGGGTCTGTCCAGCTTTCGCAGTCATAGGTATAATTTACTATTGCGCGGAACCGGTTCTCGCTTTCCCGGAGCTTCTCCTCAGCCCGTTTTAGCTCAACCTCTGATTTTCCCGAATTGGTAATTTGTTGGCGCAGCGCTGCAAGTTCTTTGACCAGCTGCTCTTTTGTCTTATACTTGTCCATCACTATAGCCCCCCGCCATAGTTGAAAGTCACTATTTGAATTATACACCATCGTTGAGGCAAAATGGCGGCATTCCGATATATTTACCGTGGCTGCAGGGGAGCGACTACGGCCCACTGGTATCCGTCGGGATCGACGATGAAGGCCTCTATTCCGAAGGACTCACGCACCGGACCCCGGAGCCACGGGATGCCAAATTTCTTGAGTCGTGCCGCGAAGTCGTCCATATTCGGGGTGGTAAAATGGGGGATCGTGCCGATGCCTTTGGGCTCGCCTTTCTTTTCGAAGTCCCAGGGCCTGGTGCTCAGGGCCACGCCAAATTTTCCGGCCCGGAGTATGGCAAAGCGGATCGCCTTGAACTCGACCCGCATCCCCAGCGCATCCCGGTAAAAACGAACCGACTTGTCGAGATCGGCTACGGTCAGCAGGATGTGGTCCATGCCCGTTACCGCGCCGGGTGTGGGCGCTTTTGATGGACCGAAGTCCATGGGAGCAGCGCAGCCATAGAACAAAAGCATGAGAACCGTCATGGCGACGGAGCCGATTGACGGGAAGCGATGGTTCATCGAAGCCTCCTTGTAAGTCCGTGTCGCTTCTCCACTGGAGCGAAGAAGTATTGGATAAATATAATCATCCGGCTTATATCCCAAAAACAGATTGACACGGTTGGCGGCAATGGATAGAATCCGATTGCCGGATATCCATATCACGCCGGGGAAAGGAGGATTTTATGATCTATGTGATTGCTTCGGTGCATGTGACGCCCGGGAAAAGGGCCGAATTTCTCGGGATTTTCAATGCCAATCTGCCTGAGGTCCGTGCCGAGAAGGGCTGCATCGAATATTTCCCCGCGGTGGACGCGGCGGCTGATATACCGCCCCAGGTGCTCGATGAAGACGAGGTCACAATCCTCGAGAGGTGGGAGAGCGTGGAGGCCCTTCTTGCCCATCTTAGCGCTCCCCACATGCTCGCGTACCGTGAAAAGGTCGCGGATGTGGTGGAGAGCGTTTCCATCAAGGTACTTCGGGAGGCGTAGGATCGGGTCCTGAAACAGGCATGGCGCAGCGTGTGACCTTTATTTGGAATAGTGAACACCCGGCGGTCCGGCGGTGACAGGCTTTCTTCCGGCCAAAGGTCGAACGGGACGTTCCGGGGACATGGTGAAACTCTGCATCAAGGGTATGATCCTGCTTGCGTGCCTGGTTGTGGCCGCGATAAATCCCCGCTTTCTCAACGCCTTCTTTGCCTATCGAATCGCCTTCTTCAATGTCTATCACCTCTTCTGGCTCGCTATTGTCCTGATCCTGGTAAAACGCATGACCCCTTCCCTGAACAAGGACATTAGTTCGGGAAAAATATTCCGGCGCCATTACGGGGCCGGAAGGGAAAGAACCCCTGCAGCGGAGAAGAAGCTTGCCTCCTACGTGGGAAAAATAAACCGAGGCGCCCTCAGGGTTGCCTTCTCCTGGGCCCTCGTGATTGCCGCGACCGGCCTTCTTTACTATTTCCGGGTCTTCGGACCCCTGGGAATTTTCATGGTCGTTCTCTTTTTTATCTTCATGGACCAGTTCTGCGTGACCCTGTGGTGCCCTTTCGAATGGATCATCGGGAACAAATGCTGCAGCGCGTGCAGGATCAATAACTGGGGATACCTCATGGCCTTCGCGCCTCTCCTTTTTATTCCCTCCTTCTGGACCCTTTCAGTGGCGGCCCTGTCCGTGGCGGTGGTCGTTCAGTGGGAATACCAATATCATGCTCACCCGGAACGCTTCTTCGAGTTCTACAACGAAAAACTTCTCTGCAGGAACTGCAGCCGGAGGTGCCCCAAGAAAGAGTCCCGCTTTTCCCATTGAATATTAAGCCCGCATTGCTTACAATGAATGAGACGCAGGACAAGCGAATCAAGCGGGCAAGGAGTTGATCTCATGGGAGAACATTTTGATGCCGTGATTCTTGGCGGGGGGCCCGCGGGGCTCACGGCGGGTATATATCTGATGAGGGCGGGAATGTCCACCCTCCTTTTGGAAAAAGGCATTTTGGGCGGTACGCCCATGAAATATGAGCGGGTCGAGAACTACCCCGGTTTTCCCGACGGCGTGGTGTGCCGCGAGCTCATGAGCCGCATGGCGGAACAGGCCCGGAAATTCGGCCTTGTGACAAAGGAGTTCTCGGAGATAGAGGAAGTCGCGGCAAGGGGCGATCGCTTTACCATAAAGGCGGGGGGCGCGGAATTCGAATGTGAGGGCGTCATCGCGGCCACCGGGACCGAGTCGATGAAGCTCGACATCCCGGGAGAGAGCGAACTCCTGGGACGGGGTATCTCCTATTGCGCCACCTGTGACGGCGCTTTCTTCCGGAATCTTGAAATAGCGGTCATAGGGGGCGGCGACGCGGCGATCCAGGAAGGCATCGCCCTGGCTCATATCGTAAAAAAGGTGTATGTCATTCACCGCAGGGATACGCTGCGGGCCCAGAAAATCATTCAGGATAGGGCCTTCGCGAACAGCAAGATGGAGTTTCTCTGGAACAAGGTGCCCCTGGAAATCAAGGGCAAGGACCAGGTGGAGTCGATCCTTCTCAAGGATACGGAGACGGGTGCGTCCACGGAGTTGAAAGTGGACGGCGTCTTCATCTATGTCGGGGCAAGGCCCGCGACCTCTTTCCTGGGTAGCCTTGTGGACAGAGATAGAGGGGGGTTCATCGTCACCGGCGAGGACCTTGCCACCAGGACGAAAGGGCTTTTCGCCGCAGGGGATGTACGGAAAAAAGCGTTGAGGCAGATTACCACCGCAGTCGGCGACGGGGCCCTCGCAGCCGTGAACCTCGAGAGATATATCCTGGGGAGGCGGTAGCCTGGGGTCCGGGCGCGGGTGGGATGGCATGAGAGCGGTCGCAGGTGAGGGTTTTAAGGGCGGTGCGAAGTGGGCAGGGTTCTAAGGGATTTCTTCGCCGGGTCCATGATCGTGGCGGCAGGGTTCATCCTCAGCCTCGCGGCCCTGATACTTTTCCTCATTCTCTGGCTGATTTTCAATATACTCGGTTTCTTCGTCAAAATATTATTTTATATATTTCTCTTTTTTGCAGCCCTATGGGGCGTGGGCTATCTTTATCGAAATCTCCGGGAGGGGAAGTGACCGCACCCCATCTCCCGTCCTGCCCGGCTATCGGCAGGAGTCATTTTGTGAGAACCATCGTTATGACCCTGCTCTTTGCCTGCTTTATTTTTATCCCCTTCTTTTCTTCTTCCTACGGCGCCCAACATATTGTATTGTATCACGTGGGCGAGAAGGACCAGGAGGCCCGCGTGCTTTTGAAGAAGCACCTGGCAGGGAAGGGCTTCGTGGTTTTCACCTATGAAGGGACC comes from Syntrophorhabdaceae bacterium and encodes:
- a CDS encoding VOC family protein, translated to MNHRFPSIGSVAMTVLMLLFYGCAAPMDFGPSKAPTPGAVTGMDHILLTVADLDKSVRFYRDALGMRVEFKAIRFAILRAGKFGVALSTRPWDFEKKGEPKGIGTIPHFTTPNMDDFAARLKKFGIPWLRGPVRESFGIEAFIVDPDGYQWAVVAPLQPR
- a CDS encoding putative quinol monooxygenase, encoding MIYVIASVHVTPGKRAEFLGIFNANLPEVRAEKGCIEYFPAVDAAADIPPQVLDEDEVTILERWESVEALLAHLSAPHMLAYREKVADVVESVSIKVLREA
- the trxB gene encoding thioredoxin-disulfide reductase — protein: MGEHFDAVILGGGPAGLTAGIYLMRAGMSTLLLEKGILGGTPMKYERVENYPGFPDGVVCRELMSRMAEQARKFGLVTKEFSEIEEVAARGDRFTIKAGGAEFECEGVIAATGTESMKLDIPGESELLGRGISYCATCDGAFFRNLEIAVIGGGDAAIQEGIALAHIVKKVYVIHRRDTLRAQKIIQDRAFANSKMEFLWNKVPLEIKGKDQVESILLKDTETGASTELKVDGVFIYVGARPATSFLGSLVDRDRGGFIVTGEDLATRTKGLFAAGDVRKKALRQITTAVGDGALAAVNLERYILGRR